One Magnetospirillum sp. WYHS-4 genomic window carries:
- a CDS encoding FecR family protein: protein MRTGIFVAAAVLLAIPALAVADPLPIGQIKTLAGEASVERAGKRLAAVTGNPVYLNDTVATAPGGAIGITLKDGTTLSLGEASRLTLDDFVYDPGQDKVGMNLGLAKGTLAYVSGRIAAVAPASVAVRTPMATIGIRGTRFVVKAEEE from the coding sequence GTGCGAACCGGGATTTTCGTTGCCGCCGCCGTACTTCTGGCGATTCCGGCGCTTGCCGTCGCCGATCCGTTGCCCATCGGGCAGATCAAGACCCTGGCCGGCGAAGCCTCCGTCGAACGGGCGGGCAAGCGGCTGGCCGCAGTCACCGGCAACCCGGTCTACCTGAACGATACGGTGGCGACCGCCCCTGGCGGCGCCATCGGCATCACGCTGAAGGACGGGACGACGCTGTCGTTGGGGGAGGCCAGCCGCCTCACCCTCGACGACTTCGTCTACGACCCCGGCCAGGACAAGGTCGGAATGAACCTGGGATTGGCGAAGGGAACCCTGGCCTACGTTTCCGGCCGCATCGCCGCCGTCGCCCCCGCCAGCGTCGCGGTCCGCACCCCGATGGCCACCATCGGCATCCGGGGCACCCGGTTCGTGGTCAAGGCGGAAGAGGAATAG
- a CDS encoding ATP-binding protein: MIAKPFRTLAGRTLLVLLAGMALSLLLGLGFYAGDRREQWTEARAHYAAERIAAALRQAENATLAERRQGVANLGGPGLLVSWSREALVRPGGGDDWGSRWFYRTLLGHMGNPPQPQLRVGYGDGLPEGWEAPARGSGMGRGMMGRGSMPMMHFQQLAQGQPLLLVSWRMGEGDWLNFAVASVRLEPFWASGTFAGILLSSLAVSILAGWAVWRSSRPLATLAAAAERLGVDVNAPPVDETGPADLRQAARAFNEMQRRLRGYVADRTQMLAAISHDLRTPITRLRLRAEFVEDDEMRVKTLADLDEMEAMIAATLSFARDDALDEARLGLDLAALLQSLCDDAADAGRPVRYSGPDRLAFQGRPLALKRAFANLIDNAVKYGREAAVSLAVADGQAEVAVDDRGPGIRDEELQRVFDPFYRVDRSRSRDGGGTGLGLAVVRAAVRAHGGEVRLSNRPDGGLRAQVRLPMV, translated from the coding sequence ATGATCGCCAAGCCGTTCCGCACCCTGGCCGGACGGACGCTTCTCGTGTTGCTGGCGGGCATGGCGCTGTCGCTGCTGCTGGGGCTCGGATTCTATGCTGGCGACCGTCGCGAGCAATGGACAGAGGCCCGCGCCCACTATGCGGCCGAACGCATCGCCGCCGCCTTGCGTCAGGCCGAGAACGCCACCCTCGCCGAGCGCCGCCAGGGCGTCGCCAACCTGGGCGGGCCCGGCCTGCTGGTGTCATGGTCCCGCGAGGCCCTGGTGAGGCCGGGCGGCGGGGATGACTGGGGTTCCCGCTGGTTTTACCGAACCTTGCTCGGCCACATGGGCAATCCGCCCCAACCCCAACTCCGGGTCGGCTATGGCGACGGCCTGCCCGAGGGGTGGGAGGCGCCGGCTCGTGGTTCCGGCATGGGGCGCGGCATGATGGGTCGCGGTTCCATGCCCATGATGCATTTCCAGCAACTGGCACAAGGGCAACCTCTGTTGCTGGTGTCCTGGCGCATGGGGGAGGGGGATTGGCTGAACTTCGCCGTGGCCTCGGTGCGGCTGGAGCCCTTCTGGGCCAGCGGCACCTTTGCCGGCATCCTGTTGTCCAGCTTGGCGGTGAGTATCCTGGCGGGTTGGGCGGTCTGGCGCAGTTCGCGGCCTCTGGCCACCCTGGCGGCCGCGGCGGAGCGACTGGGGGTGGACGTCAACGCTCCGCCGGTGGACGAGACCGGTCCCGCCGACCTTCGCCAGGCGGCCCGTGCCTTCAACGAGATGCAACGGCGCCTTCGGGGTTATGTCGCCGACCGAACCCAGATGCTGGCCGCCATCTCGCACGACCTGCGGACGCCCATCACCCGGCTGCGCCTGCGCGCCGAATTCGTCGAGGACGACGAAATGCGCGTCAAGACCCTGGCCGATCTGGACGAGATGGAGGCGATGATCGCCGCGACCCTATCCTTCGCGCGCGACGATGCCCTGGACGAGGCACGGCTGGGGCTCGACCTGGCGGCCCTGCTGCAGAGCCTCTGCGACGACGCGGCCGACGCCGGGCGGCCGGTCCGTTATTCCGGGCCGGATCGTCTTGCGTTCCAGGGGCGTCCCCTGGCCTTGAAGCGGGCGTTCGCCAATCTGATCGACAATGCGGTCAAGTATGGGCGGGAGGCCGCCGTTTCACTGGCGGTTGCGGACGGGCAGGCCGAAGTCGCGGTCGACGACCGGGGACCAGGCATCCGCGACGAGGAACTGCAACGGGTTTTCGATCCCTTCTACCGGGTCGACCGCTCGCGGTCGCGGGACGGGGGAGGGACGGGCCTCGGTTTGGCGGTTGTGCGCGCGGCGGTACGGGCCCACGGTGGCGAGGTTCGGCTTTCCAACCGCCCGGACGGCGGCCTCCGGGCCCAGGTGCGCTTGCCCATGGTGTGA
- the tig gene encoding trigger factor: MQVTEIKTEGLKREFKICVPAGDIEQKITSRLGEIARTAHMPGFRPGKVPPAVLRKRYGQAVMGEVLEQAVNETSLATLNDRGLRAALRPQIEVTVFDQGKDLEYTMAVEVMPTIETVDFKGLELERLVAEASDEDLTKSLERLAQAHKDSKPVEGKRKAKAGDVVVIDFVGRVDGTEFPGGKADGYHLELGSGSFIPGFEDQLIGAGVGNEVLVKVSFPKEYGAADLAGKDAEFSVTVQELRETVSAAVDDELAKKVGMDTLDALKKVIRDEHDREFKNLSRQRLKRSLLDALAEKHAFEVPAGMVDLEFDNIWKQFEEHRKAGMEDEEDKAKSEDDKKAELRAIAERRVRLGLLLGEIGRLNNIQIGQDEVNRAIMNEARRYPGQEKAVFDYLRGNPAALEQVTAPLYEDKVVDFVIEMVKVNERKVTAEELMKDPDDEAKPAADAKPEKAEKKKAASAPKKSSGTKKAAKKED, encoded by the coding sequence ATGCAGGTTACCGAGATCAAGACCGAAGGCCTGAAGCGCGAGTTCAAGATTTGCGTGCCGGCCGGCGACATCGAACAAAAGATCACCAGTCGCCTGGGCGAGATCGCCCGTACGGCGCATATGCCGGGGTTCCGGCCCGGCAAGGTGCCCCCGGCGGTGCTGCGCAAGCGCTATGGCCAAGCCGTCATGGGCGAGGTGCTGGAGCAGGCGGTCAACGAGACATCCCTGGCTACCCTGAACGACCGGGGCTTGCGCGCCGCGTTGCGGCCGCAGATCGAGGTCACCGTCTTCGATCAGGGCAAGGACCTGGAATACACCATGGCCGTCGAGGTCATGCCGACCATCGAGACGGTCGACTTCAAGGGGTTGGAACTGGAACGCTTGGTCGCCGAGGCCAGCGACGAGGATTTGACAAAGTCCCTCGAACGCTTGGCCCAGGCTCACAAGGACTCCAAGCCTGTCGAGGGCAAGCGCAAGGCGAAGGCGGGCGACGTGGTGGTCATCGACTTCGTCGGCCGCGTCGACGGCACCGAGTTTCCAGGCGGCAAGGCCGACGGCTACCACCTGGAACTGGGGTCGGGTTCCTTCATCCCCGGCTTCGAGGATCAGCTGATCGGCGCCGGTGTCGGCAACGAGGTTCTGGTCAAGGTGTCCTTCCCCAAGGAATACGGGGCGGCCGATCTGGCGGGCAAGGATGCCGAATTCTCGGTCACGGTTCAGGAGTTGCGCGAAACCGTTTCCGCCGCGGTGGACGACGAACTGGCGAAGAAAGTCGGCATGGATACCCTGGACGCCCTCAAGAAGGTGATCCGCGACGAACATGACCGCGAGTTCAAGAATCTGTCCCGCCAGCGCCTGAAGCGTTCGCTGTTGGACGCCCTGGCGGAGAAGCATGCCTTCGAGGTGCCGGCCGGGATGGTCGATCTGGAATTCGACAATATCTGGAAGCAGTTCGAGGAACACCGCAAGGCCGGCATGGAGGACGAGGAGGATAAGGCCAAGTCCGAGGACGACAAGAAGGCCGAACTTCGTGCCATCGCGGAACGCCGGGTGCGCTTGGGCCTGCTGCTGGGCGAGATCGGCCGCCTCAACAACATCCAGATCGGCCAGGACGAGGTGAACCGCGCCATCATGAACGAGGCCCGCCGCTATCCCGGCCAGGAGAAGGCGGTATTCGACTACCTGCGCGGCAATCCCGCGGCGCTGGAGCAGGTCACCGCCCCGCTCTACGAGGACAAGGTGGTCGATTTCGTCATCGAGATGGTCAAGGTCAACGAACGCAAGGTCACGGCCGAGGAACTGATGAAGGACCCGGACGACGAGGCTAAGCCGGCGGCCGACGCCAAGCCCGAAAAGGCCGAGAAGAAGAAGGCGGCGAGCGCCCCCAAGAAGTCCAGCGGTACCAAGAAGGCCGCCAAGAAGGAGGACTGA
- a CDS encoding OmpA family protein: MLEILTGATLFVLGLFGLQDDGNLVVLLENPDGSVGAITVTNSAGSQTLDKARQGTAIGGTDQAPGAPVTLTDEQIRVLFGQALDAQPPRPSSYLLYFETGSPEPTAASRAELEKALRDAAARRLPEVDAIGHTDRVGDAAGNFRLGFERAATVREFLIRGGIPSAAIETRSHGEGDPLVKTPDETPEPRNRRVEIMVR; the protein is encoded by the coding sequence ATGCTGGAAATTCTGACCGGAGCCACCCTGTTCGTCCTCGGCCTGTTCGGGCTCCAGGACGACGGCAACCTGGTGGTCCTGCTGGAGAACCCCGACGGCTCGGTGGGGGCGATCACCGTGACCAATTCGGCGGGAAGCCAGACGCTCGACAAGGCCCGCCAGGGCACGGCCATCGGCGGCACCGACCAAGCGCCCGGAGCGCCGGTAACCTTGACGGACGAACAAATCCGCGTCCTGTTCGGCCAGGCCCTGGACGCCCAGCCACCGCGCCCTTCCAGCTACCTGCTCTATTTCGAGACCGGTTCGCCAGAGCCCACCGCGGCTTCCCGTGCCGAACTGGAAAAGGCCTTGCGGGATGCGGCGGCCCGACGCCTGCCCGAGGTGGATGCCATCGGCCATACGGACCGCGTCGGAGATGCCGCGGGCAACTTCCGGCTCGGCTTCGAGCGGGCGGCCACGGTACGCGAATTCCTGATCCGGGGCGGCATCCCGTCGGCAGCCATCGAGACCCGGTCGCACGGCGAAGGCGATCCCTTGGTCAAGACCCCCGACGAAACGCCCGAACCGCGCAACCGCCGTGTCGAGATCATGGTGCGTTGA
- a CDS encoding ATP-binding protein codes for MGDTVRILPRLLAGFVALVLLMAILGAVALMGAGRLAQQMELLYQHPFAVNNAIRSAQADIVSLQRWGERLLVVDTLAEREAVLDEMARNEKGLAERIEVIRERYLGPRSDIDRLEGLVAAAQRERRDLLGQGNEGHVSALTKAEFRERLHFSHRPVEDAILAIREFAMAKAEDFRREARRQADIVRGIMVGAVILVVFASLAIGMSVVRHTLSPLDELRRGMIGIARGDIKTEIPYLGDRSEVGELARALEHLRENALELERSNAALASFAHITSHDLREPLRTINIYLDRLDRRLGDSLDEEGREFIVLVMGAAQRLNRMILDLLAYSELDRDVEPPRPVAAAMVAHSAVSALRGMIDSLGGRVSLPPEMPVVAVRGNDLLHLFRHLLVNALKFRVEGRAPEVDILVERDGLDWRFGVRDNGIGLPQDTDQRERIFRIFQRLHQNQDFGGGSGIGLAACRKIVERNGGHIWVESAGEDRGATFYFTLPQAASDPLNAP; via the coding sequence TTGGGGGACACCGTCCGCATACTGCCGCGGCTTCTCGCCGGATTCGTGGCGCTCGTCCTGTTGATGGCAATTCTCGGCGCGGTCGCCTTGATGGGTGCCGGTCGCTTGGCCCAGCAGATGGAACTCCTGTACCAACATCCCTTCGCGGTGAACAATGCCATCCGGTCGGCGCAGGCGGATATTGTCTCGCTGCAGCGTTGGGGCGAACGGCTGTTGGTGGTGGACACCCTCGCCGAGCGCGAGGCGGTATTGGATGAAATGGCGAGGAACGAGAAGGGGTTGGCGGAACGGATTGAGGTGATTCGCGAACGCTACCTGGGGCCGCGCTCTGACATAGACCGCCTCGAAGGCTTGGTGGCGGCCGCACAGCGGGAACGCCGCGACCTGCTCGGCCAGGGGAACGAGGGGCACGTTTCGGCCCTGACCAAGGCGGAGTTCCGCGAACGGCTGCATTTCAGTCACCGGCCGGTGGAGGACGCCATTCTCGCCATCCGCGAATTCGCGATGGCCAAGGCCGAGGACTTTCGCCGCGAGGCCCGGCGCCAGGCCGACATCGTGCGTGGAATCATGGTGGGGGCGGTCATATTGGTGGTCTTCGCCAGTCTGGCCATCGGCATGTCGGTGGTTCGCCATACCCTGAGCCCCCTGGACGAGCTGCGGCGCGGCATGATCGGTATCGCCCGGGGCGATATCAAGACCGAGATTCCCTACCTGGGAGATCGCTCCGAGGTCGGGGAACTGGCCCGCGCCCTCGAACATCTGCGGGAGAACGCGCTGGAACTGGAGCGTTCCAACGCCGCGCTGGCGTCCTTCGCCCATATCACCTCCCACGACCTGCGCGAGCCGCTACGGACCATCAACATCTACCTCGACCGGTTGGACCGCCGCTTGGGCGACTCCTTGGACGAGGAAGGTCGCGAGTTCATCGTTCTGGTGATGGGGGCGGCGCAGCGGCTCAACCGGATGATCCTCGACCTTCTGGCCTATTCGGAACTGGATCGCGATGTCGAGCCTCCGCGGCCGGTTGCCGCGGCAATGGTCGCCCATTCGGCGGTGAGCGCCCTGCGGGGCATGATCGACTCCCTTGGGGGACGGGTTTCCCTGCCGCCCGAAATGCCGGTCGTGGCGGTGCGGGGGAACGACCTTCTCCATCTGTTCCGCCACCTGCTGGTCAACGCCCTCAAGTTCCGTGTCGAGGGGCGGGCGCCCGAGGTCGATATTCTCGTCGAGCGGGACGGACTCGACTGGCGTTTCGGGGTGCGCGACAACGGCATCGGCCTGCCACAGGATACCGACCAGCGCGAACGCATCTTCCGTATCTTCCAGAGATTGCACCAGAATCAGGACTTCGGCGGCGGCTCGGGCATCGGCTTGGCGGCCTGCCGCAAGATCGTCGAACGCAACGGCGGCCATATCTGGGTGGAATCTGCCGGCGAGGACCGGGGAGCGACCTTTTACTTCACCCTACCCCAGGCAGCTTCGGACCCGCTCAACGCACCATGA